The following proteins are encoded in a genomic region of Sorangiineae bacterium MSr12523:
- a CDS encoding PQQ-dependent sugar dehydrogenase: MRWHALLGIGLALAGCKTAEPADLRNIKVPAGFSIAFYARDVAGARSLALSPSGTVFVGTRGKRVYALVDRDKDGRADETHVIAKDLDTPNGVAFKDGALYVAEVHRVLRYDGIEGRLANPPAPVVVTDKLPKDEHHGWKWIAFGPDGKLYVPVGAPCNLCERPLPYASIQRMSSDGSALETYASGVRNTVGFDWDPRNGELWFTENGRDNMGNDTPPDELDHAPRAGMNFGYPYCHGKGVADTEYGSKRPCSDFVPATLELAPHVAALGMRFYTGTMFPTEYQNRVFIAEHGSWNRDEPIGYRITTARVDGTSASDYRVFAEGWLRNGKAWGRPVDVLVMPDGALLVSDDEGNAVYRIVHTGAK, translated from the coding sequence ATGCGATGGCATGCGCTGCTCGGGATTGGCTTGGCGTTGGCCGGCTGCAAAACGGCCGAGCCAGCGGATCTGCGAAACATCAAGGTGCCGGCGGGCTTCTCCATCGCGTTTTATGCGCGCGATGTGGCGGGGGCGCGTTCGCTGGCGCTGAGCCCTTCCGGAACGGTGTTCGTGGGAACGCGCGGAAAGCGCGTGTATGCGCTCGTCGATCGTGACAAGGACGGGCGCGCGGACGAGACGCACGTCATCGCGAAAGATCTCGATACACCCAATGGTGTCGCCTTCAAGGATGGTGCGCTGTACGTCGCCGAAGTGCATCGCGTGCTGCGTTATGACGGCATCGAGGGGCGCCTCGCCAATCCGCCGGCGCCCGTGGTGGTGACCGACAAGTTGCCCAAGGACGAGCATCACGGCTGGAAGTGGATTGCCTTCGGCCCCGACGGCAAGCTTTACGTGCCGGTGGGCGCCCCGTGCAATCTGTGCGAGCGCCCGCTTCCGTATGCCTCGATTCAACGCATGTCGTCGGACGGCAGCGCGCTCGAGACGTATGCCTCCGGGGTGCGCAACACCGTGGGATTCGATTGGGATCCGCGCAATGGCGAACTATGGTTCACCGAAAATGGGCGCGACAACATGGGAAACGATACGCCGCCCGACGAACTGGATCACGCGCCGCGTGCGGGAATGAACTTTGGCTATCCGTACTGCCACGGCAAAGGGGTTGCGGACACGGAGTACGGGTCGAAGCGGCCGTGCAGCGACTTCGTTCCCGCGACCCTCGAATTGGCCCCGCACGTCGCGGCATTGGGAATGCGCTTTTATACGGGCACGATGTTTCCAACCGAGTACCAAAACCGCGTCTTCATCGCGGAACACGGCTCGTGGAATCGCGACGAGCCCATTGGCTACCGCATCACCACGGCCCGCGTCGATGGCACATCGGCCAGCGACTATCGCGTTTTCGCCGAGGGTTGGCTCCGAAACGGCAAAGCGTGGGGACGCCCGGTCGACGTCCTGGTCATGCCCGACGGCGCCCTCCTGGTCAGCGACGACGAGGGAAACGCCGTATATCGAATTGTTCATACCGGCGCGAAATAG
- a CDS encoding S8 family serine peptidase — translation MQIPAAPLRGEAESHDPRARAPLPIGERIGADTRFSGRGIVAAFLDSGFYAHPDLVTPHSRIHAYHDLIHEKDGVELLSTGDASSWHGMMSTVVAAGNGSLSNGRFRSVAPDLGLVLVKVGTLSRVHHDDIARGIEWALVNRARYDIRILNISAGGDYEASHLDDVMSRFAEAAIRAGIVVVAAVGNQGHRPGYVVPPASVPAVISVGGIDDRGNPNLGQVTGYRSSYGPTIDGLQKPEVVTVADWIPAPILPGTMTATQIALLAKLHKTPDGQLKQTIERYPGVLPSLDEVKDSPAYLIRQIVDAGLRDELVINEHYKMADGTSFAAPIVTSVIAQMLEANPRLKPLEVKRILLRTAKRLPNLEVDRQGWGVVDPRAAVDQALRAK, via the coding sequence GTGCAGATTCCCGCGGCGCCACTCCGCGGTGAGGCCGAGTCGCACGATCCACGCGCAAGGGCGCCACTGCCGATTGGCGAGCGCATCGGTGCTGACACGCGCTTTAGCGGGCGCGGAATCGTCGCGGCATTTCTCGACAGCGGATTTTACGCGCACCCCGATCTGGTGACGCCGCATTCGCGCATCCACGCGTACCACGATCTCATTCATGAAAAGGACGGCGTGGAGCTTTTGTCCACGGGCGATGCGTCGTCGTGGCACGGCATGATGTCCACGGTGGTGGCCGCCGGAAACGGCAGCCTCTCCAATGGAAGATTCCGTTCGGTCGCTCCGGATCTGGGCCTCGTGCTGGTCAAGGTTGGAACGTTGTCGCGCGTCCACCACGACGACATCGCGCGCGGGATCGAATGGGCGCTCGTCAATCGGGCGCGATACGACATTCGTATTCTCAATATTTCCGCTGGCGGTGATTACGAAGCGTCCCACTTGGACGACGTGATGTCGCGATTCGCCGAAGCCGCCATCCGCGCGGGCATCGTGGTGGTTGCCGCGGTGGGCAACCAAGGGCATCGCCCTGGATACGTGGTGCCTCCGGCCAGTGTTCCGGCGGTCATTTCGGTGGGCGGTATCGATGATCGCGGCAATCCCAACTTGGGCCAGGTAACCGGTTATCGATCGTCGTATGGACCGACCATCGATGGATTGCAAAAGCCCGAGGTGGTCACCGTCGCCGATTGGATTCCGGCTCCGATTCTCCCGGGAACGATGACCGCCACGCAGATCGCGTTGCTGGCCAAATTGCACAAAACGCCGGACGGGCAATTGAAGCAGACCATCGAGCGCTACCCCGGTGTGTTGCCTTCGCTCGACGAGGTGAAGGACAGTCCGGCGTATTTGATCCGGCAGATCGTCGACGCCGGCTTGCGCGACGAACTGGTGATCAACGAGCACTACAAGATGGCCGACGGAACGAGCTTCGCCGCGCCCATCGTCACGAGTGTGATTGCGCAGATGCTCGAGGCCAATCCGCGCCTGAAGCCGCTCGAGGTGAAACGCATTCTCCTGCGCACCGCGAAGCGTCTTCCCAACCTCGAGGTGGATCGCCAAGGGTGGGGCGTCGTCGACCCGCGCGCCGCGGTGGATCAGGCACTGCGCGCGAAATGA
- a CDS encoding DUF2804 domain-containing protein: protein MSSVSLPEVPDGVLDASGAVRFGTYRGELRQVTLPRGSFFRHKRWIYTFVATKEIIALHAIVDLGYAANAFVLVADRAARSVLYDKGFTGLPRPFVHVGPRAGDARFRLPGVDLRAGFSSADGSYRQHVRASGLLWLGELATTQGPPALTVIAPIAKGGTNVTQKSAALAASGMLEVAGRSFDLRGGVGGFDYTNGLLARHTAWRWAFACGTLGDVRIGFNLVEGFNEANGVSENALFFGEELVPLGRARFSWNRNDVLATWRCTTEPANGAALDLTFEPIGAHREDRNLGIVRSHFAQPVGHFSGTITLHGRSYPVEHLPGVTEDQDVVW, encoded by the coding sequence ATGAGCTCCGTTTCGTTGCCCGAGGTGCCGGACGGCGTCCTCGATGCATCGGGCGCCGTTCGCTTCGGAACGTACCGCGGCGAGCTGCGCCAGGTCACCTTGCCGCGCGGATCCTTTTTTCGCCATAAGCGCTGGATTTACACCTTCGTCGCGACCAAGGAGATCATCGCGCTGCACGCGATCGTCGATCTGGGCTATGCGGCGAACGCGTTCGTGCTCGTCGCCGATCGCGCGGCGAGATCGGTCCTTTACGACAAGGGATTCACGGGGCTGCCGCGCCCCTTCGTGCACGTGGGACCTCGCGCCGGCGATGCGCGCTTTCGGTTGCCCGGCGTGGACCTTCGCGCGGGGTTTTCCAGCGCCGATGGCAGCTACCGGCAACATGTGCGAGCCAGCGGCCTTCTCTGGCTGGGCGAGCTCGCAACGACGCAGGGCCCGCCCGCGCTGACGGTGATTGCACCCATCGCGAAGGGCGGCACCAATGTGACGCAAAAGAGCGCGGCACTCGCGGCGAGCGGCATGCTCGAGGTGGCCGGGCGCTCCTTCGATCTGCGCGGCGGCGTGGGCGGATTCGACTACACCAACGGGCTTTTGGCCCGGCACACGGCGTGGCGTTGGGCCTTCGCGTGCGGCACGCTCGGCGACGTCCGCATCGGCTTCAACCTGGTCGAGGGCTTCAACGAGGCGAACGGCGTCAGCGAAAATGCGCTCTTTTTCGGCGAAGAGCTGGTGCCCCTCGGCCGCGCGCGCTTTTCGTGGAACCGCAACGACGTGCTCGCGACTTGGCGTTGCACGACGGAGCCCGCCAACGGAGCCGCGCTGGATTTGACCTTCGAGCCCATCGGTGCACACCGCGAGGACCGCAACCTGGGCATCGTGCGCAGCCATTTTGCCCAGCCCGTCGGGCACTTCAGCGGAACCATCACCCTCCACGGGCGTAGCTACCCGGTAGAGCACCTCCCCGGCGTCACCGAGGACCAAGACGTCGTGTGGTAG
- the msrB gene encoding peptide-methionine (R)-S-oxide reductase MsrB, with protein MAKIEKSEAEWSKQLTPEQFAITRQKGTERAFTGEYYDCHDPGTYRCVCCGEALFSSETKYDSGSGWPSFTSPINEGNVDEHEDKSHFMTRTEVTCHACGAHLGHVFPDGPAPTGMRYCINSASLKLEKK; from the coding sequence ATGGCAAAAATCGAGAAGTCGGAAGCCGAGTGGTCCAAGCAGCTCACACCGGAACAGTTCGCCATCACCCGGCAAAAAGGCACCGAACGCGCCTTCACGGGCGAGTACTACGACTGCCACGATCCGGGCACGTACCGCTGCGTCTGCTGCGGCGAGGCCCTCTTTTCCTCGGAGACGAAGTACGACTCGGGCTCGGGCTGGCCGAGTTTCACCTCGCCCATCAACGAGGGCAACGTCGATGAACACGAGGACAAGTCGCACTTCATGACCCGCACCGAGGTCACCTGCCACGCCTGCGGGGCGCACCTGGGCCACGTCTTTCCCGACGGCCCCGCCCCCACGGGCATGCGCTACTGCATCAATTCCGCCTCGCTGAAGCTCGAGAAAAAGTAG
- a CDS encoding SGNH/GDSL hydrolase family protein: MKLRFVLISLVILGCRKEEPPPPPAPESSSLPPPAAAPAPDPFQAADAGTQAEPPRLTPKDVHAVLHLGDSMVGFRRGLTLALEQRFKKESSAKFFSNSWTSAQIKSFDEDERLGKLIQKAKPDIIILNLGSNNVLNPNPEVLAGNIRSIVKKMQPAACYWLGPPLPIKAVQRDKGIRRVIAENIEPCKFFDTSRLVLERQTDHIHPTDRGGEVWADAVWHFIFDDEASHHVDSTEKGPYVDTKATHAKR, translated from the coding sequence TTGAAGCTGCGGTTCGTTCTCATCTCGTTGGTCATCCTCGGGTGCCGGAAGGAGGAGCCCCCTCCGCCTCCGGCCCCCGAATCCTCTTCTCTCCCCCCTCCCGCTGCCGCTCCCGCTCCCGATCCCTTTCAGGCAGCGGATGCTGGCACGCAGGCGGAGCCCCCGCGCCTTACCCCCAAGGACGTGCACGCCGTGTTGCACCTGGGGGACTCGATGGTCGGCTTTCGCCGTGGCCTCACCTTGGCGCTGGAGCAGCGTTTCAAAAAGGAAAGCTCCGCCAAGTTCTTTTCCAACTCGTGGACGAGCGCACAAATCAAGTCGTTCGACGAGGACGAGCGCCTCGGCAAGCTCATTCAAAAAGCCAAGCCCGACATCATCATCCTCAACCTGGGGAGCAACAACGTGCTCAATCCCAATCCCGAGGTGCTCGCGGGCAACATCCGCTCGATCGTCAAGAAAATGCAGCCCGCCGCGTGCTATTGGCTAGGCCCTCCCCTGCCCATCAAAGCCGTTCAGCGAGACAAAGGCATTCGGCGCGTGATCGCGGAAAACATCGAGCCCTGCAAATTCTTCGACACGAGCCGCCTGGTGCTGGAACGGCAGACGGACCACATTCACCCCACCGATCGCGGTGGAGAAGTCTGGGCCGACGCGGTATGGCACTTCATCTTCGACGACGAGGCCTCGCATCACGTGGACAGCACCGAAAAAGGCCCGTACGTCGACACCAAGGCAACCCATGCAAAGCGATGA
- a CDS encoding DUF3516 domain-containing protein, with translation MQSDDISDERLDPQEDTRLGRRLPHPDDIIDRQKLLDSFIDYTTEIGLSLYPAQEEALLEIFSGKNVILNTPTGSGKSLVATAMHFLATAEGRRSFYTCPIKALVSEKFFALCREFGPDRVGMMTGDAAVNRDAPIICCTQEILANLALRDGDQADVDYVIMDEFHYYSDKDRGVSWQIPLLTLPQATFLLMSATFGDTAPFERYLNDLTGIETAVVRGTDRPVPLDFEYRETPLHETVADMAKAGKIPLYLVHFTQRACAEEAQNLMSVDLCTKEEKKAIAAAMAGARFDSPYGKDIQKFLRHGIGVHHAGLLPKYRLLVETLAQKGHLKVICGTDTLGVGVNIPIRTVVFTKLCKFDGERTAILSVRDFQQVSGRAGRKGFDDRGSVVVQAPEHVVENLRLEAKAGNDPAKRRKIVKKKPPEKGYVHWDKNTFTKLIESPPEPLVSRFSVSHGMLMQVLEREHGGCRAMARLIWHSHERRAQKRIHGKTTAMLFRSLVDAGVIEVQGRTVVVNADLQEDFSLHHALSLYLLDTLDRIDPEADAETYALDVLTLVESILENPEVVLMRQLDAIKTKKMAEMKAAGMEYDDRMEELAKLDYPKPNRDFIYNTFNAFAAKHPWVGQDNIRPKSVARDMYETYMSFREYVNEYGLERSEGLLLRYLSDVYKVLVETVPRYAKTDELDDIAVYFGAIVRQVDSSLLDEWEKMRDPSRVEALAAGKPREESQEPEGPKDITRDERAFTVLLRNEMYRFLRALAKRDYETAAEIVAPVSVLELKEKLAPYFEEHAIIRVDPEARRPALYRIDQGETRWRIEQTVLDPEGNNDWLVVCTVDLERARQEGRVVLTLEHLGT, from the coding sequence ATGCAAAGCGATGACATCTCCGATGAGCGCCTCGATCCGCAGGAGGACACGCGCCTAGGCCGCCGCCTTCCGCACCCGGACGACATCATCGACCGGCAAAAGCTCCTCGACTCCTTCATCGACTACACGACGGAGATTGGGCTTTCGCTCTACCCGGCGCAGGAAGAGGCGCTGCTGGAGATCTTCTCCGGCAAAAACGTCATTCTGAATACGCCCACGGGCTCGGGGAAATCGCTCGTCGCCACGGCGATGCACTTTCTCGCCACCGCCGAGGGCCGGCGCTCGTTTTACACGTGCCCCATCAAGGCCTTGGTCAGCGAGAAGTTCTTCGCTTTGTGCCGGGAATTCGGCCCCGATCGCGTGGGGATGATGACCGGTGATGCCGCCGTCAACCGCGACGCGCCCATCATCTGCTGCACCCAGGAAATTCTTGCCAACTTGGCGCTTCGCGACGGCGATCAGGCCGACGTCGATTACGTCATCATGGACGAATTTCATTATTACTCCGACAAGGATCGCGGAGTCTCTTGGCAGATCCCGCTGCTCACGTTGCCGCAGGCCACGTTTCTCCTCATGTCCGCCACCTTCGGCGACACGGCACCGTTCGAGCGCTATTTGAACGATCTGACCGGCATCGAAACCGCGGTGGTGCGCGGCACCGATCGCCCCGTGCCGCTCGACTTCGAATACCGAGAGACACCGCTGCACGAGACCGTGGCCGACATGGCCAAGGCCGGCAAAATACCTCTCTATCTGGTGCACTTCACCCAGCGGGCCTGCGCAGAGGAAGCGCAGAACCTGATGAGCGTCGACCTTTGCACGAAGGAAGAGAAGAAGGCCATTGCCGCCGCCATGGCGGGCGCCCGCTTCGACTCGCCTTACGGCAAAGACATTCAAAAGTTCCTCCGCCACGGCATTGGCGTGCACCACGCCGGGCTATTGCCCAAATACCGTCTTTTGGTGGAAACACTGGCCCAGAAAGGCCATCTCAAGGTCATCTGCGGAACGGACACGTTGGGCGTCGGGGTGAACATTCCCATTCGCACCGTGGTGTTCACCAAACTGTGCAAGTTCGATGGCGAGAGGACCGCCATTTTGAGCGTGCGCGATTTTCAGCAAGTCAGCGGGCGCGCCGGGCGGAAAGGATTCGACGATCGCGGAAGCGTGGTCGTGCAGGCGCCCGAACACGTCGTCGAGAACCTGCGCCTGGAAGCCAAAGCAGGCAACGATCCGGCCAAGCGGCGCAAGATCGTCAAGAAGAAGCCCCCGGAAAAGGGCTACGTGCACTGGGACAAGAACACGTTCACGAAGCTCATCGAATCACCGCCCGAGCCGCTCGTTTCGCGCTTCTCCGTGTCGCATGGCATGCTCATGCAAGTGCTCGAACGCGAGCACGGCGGCTGCCGCGCCATGGCGCGCCTCATTTGGCATTCGCACGAACGGCGCGCGCAAAAACGCATTCATGGCAAGACCACGGCGATGCTCTTTCGCTCGCTCGTCGACGCCGGCGTCATCGAAGTACAGGGGCGCACCGTGGTGGTGAATGCCGATTTGCAGGAAGATTTTTCCCTGCATCACGCGCTCTCGCTTTACCTACTGGACACCTTGGACCGCATCGATCCGGAAGCGGATGCGGAGACGTACGCGCTGGACGTATTGACCTTGGTGGAGTCCATCCTCGAGAATCCCGAGGTCGTGTTGATGCGGCAGCTCGATGCCATCAAGACGAAGAAGATGGCCGAAATGAAGGCCGCGGGAATGGAATACGACGACAGGATGGAGGAGCTGGCCAAGCTCGATTATCCCAAGCCCAATCGCGATTTCATTTACAACACGTTCAATGCTTTTGCCGCAAAGCACCCGTGGGTGGGGCAGGACAACATTCGTCCCAAGTCGGTGGCGCGCGATATGTACGAGACGTACATGTCATTTCGTGAATACGTGAACGAATACGGATTGGAGCGCTCCGAGGGATTGCTTCTTCGGTATCTGTCCGACGTGTACAAGGTATTGGTCGAAACCGTACCGCGTTATGCCAAAACCGACGAACTCGACGACATCGCCGTGTACTTCGGTGCCATCGTGCGGCAGGTCGACTCCAGCTTGCTCGACGAGTGGGAAAAGATGCGCGATCCCTCGCGGGTGGAGGCGCTCGCCGCGGGCAAGCCTCGCGAGGAGAGCCAGGAGCCGGAGGGGCCCAAGGACATCACGCGCGACGAGCGCGCATTCACCGTCCTTTTGCGCAACGAGATGTACCGTTTTCTGCGGGCGCTCGCCAAACGGGATTATGAGACCGCCGCGGAAATCGTGGCGCCGGTTTCGGTGCTGGAGCTCAAAGAGAAGCTGGCGCCCTATTTCGAGGAGCACGCGATCATTCGGGTCGACCCCGAGGCGCGCCGGCCGGCGCTCTACCGCATCGACCAGGGCGAGACGCGCTGGCGCATCGAGCAGACGGTGCTCGACCCCGAAGGGAACAACGATTGGCTCGTGGTGTGCACTGTCGACCTGGAGCGCGCGCGCCAGGAAGGGCGCGTGGTGCTGACCTTGGAGCACCTGGGAACGTAG
- a CDS encoding alpha/beta hydrolase — MPEIFGRYTVPGLEGERLVRVHSPSRKIRGPRPLLLLFDGQNVFDDEPSFSGGWHVHTSVDKLSPERHHVPIVVAIDHGGEQRIDELGPFEAPAPKGLPGGGTTRGGKADILLDWIGATLLPDVRGRFPIVEGPVGVCIGGSSMGGLAAMYAHFRRPDLFGGVISMSPSFWFGQRALFAFVSKQPTPHFSRVYLDGGLREGGGNMAALVARMAELLTLRGYGPDKLKLVLDPRGAHGERHWRRRFPAALRFMYRKP, encoded by the coding sequence ATGCCCGAGATTTTCGGTCGGTACACCGTTCCGGGCCTGGAAGGGGAACGGCTCGTGCGGGTGCACTCCCCCTCCCGGAAAATCCGCGGACCGAGGCCGCTCCTGCTGCTGTTCGACGGGCAGAACGTCTTCGACGACGAACCGTCATTCTCGGGCGGGTGGCACGTGCACACGAGCGTGGACAAGCTTTCACCGGAGCGACACCACGTGCCCATCGTCGTGGCCATCGATCATGGCGGCGAGCAGCGCATCGACGAGCTCGGGCCCTTCGAGGCGCCGGCGCCCAAGGGGCTGCCTGGGGGCGGCACAACCCGCGGAGGCAAGGCCGACATCCTGCTCGACTGGATCGGCGCCACGCTTTTGCCCGACGTCCGCGGGCGCTTCCCCATCGTGGAAGGTCCCGTGGGCGTCTGCATCGGGGGCTCGTCCATGGGCGGCCTCGCGGCCATGTATGCGCACTTCCGCCGGCCGGATCTCTTCGGCGGCGTCATTTCCATGTCGCCCTCGTTCTGGTTCGGGCAGCGCGCGCTCTTCGCCTTCGTCTCGAAGCAGCCCACGCCCCACTTTTCGCGCGTCTACCTCGACGGAGGCCTGCGCGAGGGCGGCGGCAACATGGCCGCACTCGTGGCCCGCATGGCCGAGCTTTTGACCCTGCGCGGCTACGGTCCGGACAAGCTGAAACTCGTTCTCGATCCCCGCGGCGCACACGGCGAGCGCCACTGGCGTCGGCGTTTCCCTGCCGCTTTGCGGTTCATGTACCGCAAGCCGTAA
- a CDS encoding AI-2E family transporter: MHDRVGAFLAERTPRRALTLLAFLLLLAAFRQLLPLLVFFVAFERGLGAAADFLVEKTRMPRKGAVLGVVAVVVALVGTGLAVGAGRIVRAVREARDLPERIGEIREHPLVKRLHEQVTDTDALVEQGKHYAGSALHYVSQVGHIVAYTLIGFIFAVVFHLERERLAEFRGSVDPKSFLGTLLRWCAHAADAVSLTIQLQLVVAACNTLLTLPLLLLLGIPHVAMLMVLIFVSGLVPVIGNLVSGAVLVFFAYQAKHWLGVGLMVSLTFLLHKIESYYLNPHLTARHVPLPGFVLVVSLVIFEHLFGFAGLFLSFPSLFVAGKIRAEFRDEDEDELAAVSHRSLDPALTSRRARIPR; this comes from the coding sequence ATGCACGATCGCGTCGGAGCTTTCCTTGCGGAGCGGACACCCCGGCGGGCGCTGACACTCTTGGCCTTTCTGCTCTTGCTCGCCGCCTTCCGGCAGCTCTTGCCGTTGCTCGTCTTCTTCGTCGCCTTCGAGCGCGGCCTCGGTGCGGCGGCCGATTTTCTCGTCGAGAAGACGCGCATGCCCCGCAAGGGTGCGGTCCTCGGTGTGGTGGCGGTGGTGGTCGCGCTGGTGGGAACGGGGCTCGCCGTAGGGGCGGGGCGCATCGTGCGGGCGGTGCGCGAAGCGCGCGATCTGCCCGAGCGCATCGGCGAGATCCGGGAGCACCCGCTGGTGAAACGCCTTCACGAGCAGGTCACCGACACCGATGCATTGGTGGAGCAAGGCAAGCATTACGCGGGCAGCGCCCTGCACTATGTCTCGCAGGTCGGGCACATCGTGGCGTACACGCTCATCGGCTTCATCTTCGCCGTCGTGTTCCACCTCGAACGCGAGAGGCTCGCGGAATTCCGCGGCTCGGTCGATCCAAAGAGCTTTCTCGGCACTTTGCTGCGCTGGTGCGCGCACGCGGCCGACGCCGTCAGCCTGACCATCCAGCTTCAACTCGTGGTGGCGGCGTGCAATACGCTTCTCACCCTGCCCTTGTTGCTCTTGTTGGGCATTCCACACGTGGCCATGCTCATGGTGCTCATCTTCGTGAGCGGCCTGGTGCCGGTCATTGGCAACTTGGTCTCGGGCGCGGTGCTCGTCTTCTTCGCGTACCAGGCGAAGCATTGGCTCGGGGTGGGGCTCATGGTGTCGCTCACCTTTTTGCTCCACAAGATCGAGTCCTATTACCTCAATCCGCACCTCACCGCCCGGCACGTGCCGCTGCCCGGCTTCGTGCTCGTGGTGAGCTTGGTCATCTTCGAGCACCTGTTTGGCTTCGCCGGGCTATTCCTCTCCTTCCCTTCGCTGTTCGTCGCGGGGAAGATTCGAGCCGAGTTCCGCGACGAGGACGAAGACGAGTTGGCCGCGGTGAGCCACCGCAGCCTCGATCCGGCACTCACCAGTCGACGAGCGCGGATCCCCAGGTAA
- a CDS encoding ketoacyl-ACP synthase III: MPNAFISGTGFYVPPRVVTNDDLKTQYGIDTSHEWIVQRTGIQERRFAEDGVGTSDLALPASRAAIQAAGLEPRDLDMIILATLSPDCCFPGSGIYLQRKLGLCDGPKARFVPALDVRNQCSGFLYSLGAATSMVKSGACKHVLVVGAETHSAALDLSTRGRAVASLFGDGAGAVVVSATEEDRGVRSWHLGADGRYTEVLAQKVWDVSKRPFIPVDDKGVGQVQPELMWAQMDGKVVFKNAVERMIGALMELCMANNVTGTDIDLFVFHQANLRINEYIADHVGIPKEKLVSNIQRYGNTTAATIPILLAEAEQSGRLKRGMKVAMVAFGSGFTWGSALVDW, translated from the coding sequence ATGCCCAATGCATTCATCTCCGGTACCGGCTTCTACGTCCCGCCGCGGGTCGTGACCAACGACGACCTCAAAACGCAATACGGGATTGACACGAGCCATGAGTGGATCGTGCAGCGGACCGGCATCCAGGAGCGACGCTTTGCCGAGGACGGGGTGGGCACGTCGGATCTTGCACTTCCCGCTTCCCGTGCCGCCATCCAGGCCGCCGGTCTCGAGCCACGCGATCTGGACATGATCATCCTCGCCACGCTTTCGCCCGATTGCTGCTTTCCGGGCAGCGGTATCTACCTGCAGCGAAAGCTCGGGCTGTGCGATGGGCCGAAGGCCCGCTTCGTTCCCGCCCTGGACGTGCGCAACCAGTGCAGCGGATTTCTGTATTCGCTCGGCGCCGCCACCTCGATGGTCAAGTCCGGGGCATGCAAGCACGTGCTCGTCGTCGGCGCCGAAACGCATTCCGCCGCGCTCGATCTGTCCACGCGCGGCCGCGCGGTGGCCTCGCTCTTCGGCGACGGCGCTGGTGCCGTGGTGGTGAGCGCGACCGAGGAAGACCGCGGCGTGCGCAGCTGGCACCTCGGCGCCGACGGGCGCTACACCGAGGTGCTTGCGCAAAAGGTTTGGGACGTCTCCAAGCGCCCGTTCATTCCGGTCGACGACAAGGGCGTGGGCCAGGTCCAGCCCGAGCTCATGTGGGCCCAGATGGACGGCAAGGTCGTCTTCAAGAATGCCGTCGAGCGCATGATTGGTGCGTTGATGGAGCTTTGCATGGCCAACAACGTGACGGGCACCGACATCGACCTATTCGTGTTCCACCAGGCCAACCTGCGCATCAACGAGTACATCGCCGATCACGTGGGCATTCCGAAAGAGAAGCTGGTGAGCAACATCCAGCGCTATGGAAACACCACGGCGGCGACCATTCCCATCTTGCTCGCGGAGGCCGAGCAGAGCGGCCGCTTGAAGCGCGGGATGAAGGTGGCGATGGTGGCGTTCGGGTCCGGATTTACCTGGGGATCCGCGCTCGTCGACTGGTGA